A segment of the Campylobacter showae CSUNSWCD genome:
TAAACAGCTGTTTTTACTAAAAGTTCGTTTTCTAGATAATGTAAAAACGTAGCGCTCGTCCTCTCTGTAGCGTCGAAAATCACGACATTTTCGATAAAATCGCCGTCATATAGAGGATTTGAGTAAAATTCTTTAAGTGCTAACGATATATACCGGTACATACTCATATCGCGCCCAAATATCGATACCGAGGCGGTTACATCGGTGGATTCTGGCATATTTATATCGTAGTCGAGGTCGGCAAACTCCTCTTGGCTATCGCCGGTCTTTAACATATCGTCTAAATTTTCTAGACCGTCCATGTTGTTAAAGCTTTCGTCTACATTCGTGATAAAATCATCTATCTCGTCGCTGTTTTCTTTATCAAATTCGACATTCTCGTCGCCGTCGTCCTCATCTAGCTTACAAACCGTGGCGTATTTTGCGCCGTTACCCGATGTAATGCAGATGGCGAAAATTTCTTTGCACGCATAGATAAAAAGCGTCTTTGCGGTTGGTAAATTTAGTTTTTCGATCTCTTTTTGGATTAGTATAATAGGCGAGTAAAGCACATCAACGTCGATGTTGCCAAATTTACTCTCGGCGGCTTTAACGTCTGAAAGTTTTGCATAGATCAGCCAATTTTTAGCGGGATTTATGCAGGTTATCTCTTTTGTCTTTATGCCTAGTTTTTCGAGATTTTCGGCATTTTTAGCTTCAAACGCTCCTTGTTCGAGCGCGTCGAAAAACAGCGAAATATAAACCCATTTATACTCTTTTTGTAGATTTTTTAGATACTCTTTTATTCTGTCTGAGATTTTGCCGGACTCATCTAGGTCAAATTCATTTTTTATCGTTTTGATCGGAGTTGCACCCTTGTATGCTTCGCCGTAAAATATGCATTTTTTAGACTGGATAACGGCGCTAAGATATAAGACGCTAAAAAAACGACGTATCAGCAAAGATTTCTCCTAAAAATTACGATGCGTTATAATACCCAAAAAGCCATAAAATAGAGTTAAAACAGCTCTTTTTGTAGGGTTAAAAATTTATCTCTTATTCGTTTTGCTTCTTCTTGCAGGTCTGAGTCCGTTAAATTTGACGGCTTAAGCTCTGCATAGTCGCTCACGGCGATGTCGCACATCATGCGAATTTTGTCTAAATTTACTTTGCTTACCTTGCCTGATTTGCTGATTTTTTGGATATTTTCTAGGTAGCCGTTTGAGCGAGCGATGTAGAGGGCGTATTTTTGCGAGATTTCGCTTTGTACCATCACGGTGTGAGCTAGTTTGTTGTAGATGTCTTTATGGTAGGCTGATTTTGAGAGCTTATAGGCGGTTTCGTAATCGCCCATTTCGTAGTAAAATTTGGCTCCAAGTGCGTTCTTGTAAGACGGACTAAGCGTAACAAATGAGACAAAAATAGCCGCCAAAAGCGCTCCGATAATTAAAATAACGGTCTTTGAGCTCATTTTTCCATCTCCTTTTTTATCTGCTCTCTTGCGGCTTCTAGCTCCATGCCTATCACGCTAAAAGACGGCGAGAGGGTATAAGAAATCTCGCTAAACGGCTTTGGGATTATCATCTTATCCCAGCTTTTTAGCTGCCAAAATTTGCTCGCTTCATAGTTTAAAATTTGTATAGGCGCATTTTGCTTTTGCGCGATGACGACGGCTCCGTCGGCGACGCTGTGATAGGGGCCGCGCGGGCCGTCCGGGGTGATGATGACGTCGGTGCCGCCTTTTAGCTCTCTAAAGCTTTGCGCGAGGGCCTTTACAGCGCCTTTTGAGCTACTGCCCCTGATCGCACCGATACCGAAAAACGAAATCACGCGCGCGATAATCTCGCCGTCTTTGTGGTCGCTTATTATGACTTTGGCGCATCTTTGCGGATTTTGGCCGTTTTTCCACCAGTGAACGTAGGCAAAGCTCATCAGTGCAAGCCTGCCGTGCCAAAATAGCACGACGCAGGGCTCGTTCGTCAAATTTGTCTTAGAAAAGCTCTTTTTGCAGGTTAAAAATATAATCCAAATGAAACAATAGATAATGCGCGGGGCTAAATTTATAAAAACGCTTCGTTTAAATTCAGCCCACAAGCTCACCGTAAAGCACCATTCTTTTTGGATCGTTCACGCGCACTTTTAGCGTTTTGCCTAGCAGCTCTTCGCTACCTGCGACTTGAACGAGGAAGTTATTAAAGCTCCTGCCGGCAACGCCGCCGTTTGCGCGAAGCTCCTCAAAATATACGTCGAAAATTTTGCCTTTTTGCGCCGCAACGATTTCGTCTAAAATTTCGTTATGGCGACTTTGTAGGCGGGTTAGACGAGCGCTTGCGACGGCGTCTGGGATTTGATTAGTAAATTCTGCCGCCTTGGTCATCGGGCGAGGCGAATACTTAAAGCTAAAAATTTGCTCGAAGCGTACCTTTTCTAGCACGTCCATCGTATCCTCAAACTCCTCGTCCGTTTCACCTGGAAACGCCACGATGATGTCGGTTGAGATGCTAACCTCAGGGCACATCGCGCGCAGTCTAGCGGCTCGGTCTAAAAACCACTCTTTGGTGTAGCCGCGCTTCATCTCGCGTAGGACTTTAGTGTTTCCGCTTTGAAGCGGCATGTGCATGGATTTGCAAATTTTGGGATTTTGACTAAAGATTTCTAAAAATTTATCGTCCATATGGAGCGGATGAGGGCTAGTAAATCGTATGCGCTCGACGCCCTCGATCTCGCTGATCTTTACGAGCAGGTCGCTAAAATCGATCTTCTCGTGCGCGCCTGAAAATCTCTTACCGTAGTTGTTTACGTTTTGCCCGAGCAAGAAAATTTCCTTCGCTCCGCCCTCGGCTGCCTTTTTTACTTCGCGCAGGATTAAATTGGCCGGGATCGAGATCTCGTCGCCTCTGGTGTGCGGAACGATGCAGTAGGTGCATTTTTTATCGCAGCCGATCGAGATATTTATGTGGCTTTTATACGGAGAGCCGCGAAATTCGCCGAATGCGTACTCGCTCTCGTCGTGATTTATGTCGGTGCTGATAAATTTAGGCGTCTTAACGGCGGCTGAAATTTTACTGACGTTTCGCGCGCCGAGTACGAAATCCACGTAAGGCGCTCGTTTAAAAATTTCGCTTCCTAGGTGACTTGCCGTGCAACCGCAAACTCCGATTTTAGCGCCCGCTTTTTTTACTTTTTCAAAACCGCCGACTTCGCTAAAAAGCTTATGCACGGGCTTTTCGCGCACCGAGCAGGTGTTAATAAGGATGAGGTCGGCCTCGGAGATGTCCTGAGTGAGCTCATAGTCCTCTTTTTGCTTGAGCTCGGCGATGATGTGCTCGCTATCGCGGACATTCATCGCGCAGCCTAAAGTCTGGATAAAGAGCTTTTTTTGCGCTGCGCTCAAAGGATGTGCACCTCGTACATATAGTCGTTTTCATCGAGTCCGTATTTTACGGTGCGGTGATAGACACTAAGGCCTTTTTCCTCGAAAAATTCAACCAAAGCGATGAGTTGTTTGTGGCTGTTTTCTCTGTCGAAATAGAAAATTTGTTGCGGATCTTTTGCAAATGCCGCTTCGATTTTTTCAAGAGAGATCGTTTTTGGTTTGGCGTCAAGTTGCGTTCTAGCGAGTTTTAGCTCCATTTTTAATCCTTTGAAATCTTTAATTTAATCTGTGAATATAGCAAATTCATCATAAAAAACGCATTAAACTTCTTAAAAGTATAAAGTTTGTATAATACCCCTCTAACTCAAAAATTCCCCCAAATTTTAAATAACGGAGCAAAAATAATATGGAAAAAATAGCGGATATCATAGAATCTATCGCAAATGAAAAAGGGCTCGAAATCGAGGATGTAAAAGAGCGCGTCATAAGAGCTATTATCAATACCGCAAAGAAAATTTACGGCGAAAACTACGAATACGACGCGGTTATCGATAATGCGACCAAGACCCTTCATCTATATCAAAAAATCACCGTCGTAGAGGATGGCGACGAGCGCTTGGCCGAGGATAACGAGCACTTTCTAAGCGTAAGCGAAGCCAAAAAAGTAGACTCTGGCGTAGAGATCGGCGACGAGCTAACATACGAGCTATCTACCGACAACCTCGGCCGCACCGCCGCGCAGACACTTCACAAGGAGCTTGAGTATCACATCCAGCGCCTGATGGAGGAAAAAATCTTTCAAAAATACCAAGACATGGTCGGGCACATGGTTTTTGGCTCTGTCACGCGCGTAGATAGTGAGGAAAATACCTTCATCGAGATAGACGAGCTACGAGCCGTGATGCCGCGCAAAAACCGCATAAAAGGCGAGAAATTTAAACCTGGCGATGTCGTAAAAGCCGTCATAAAAAGCGTCTATATAGATAAATCCATGGGTATAAAGGTCGAGCTAAGCCGCACATCGCCAAAATTCCTCGAAGCTCTGCTAAAAGCCGAAGTGCCTGAGATCAAAGATGGCCTCGTATTGATCGCGGCAAGCGCTAGAATCCCGGGTGAACGCGCTAAAGTAGCACTCGTAGCAACTTCGCCAAACGTCGATCCCGTGGGTGCGACAGTGGGCACAAAGGGTGTGCGCATAAACGCCGTGACAAAAGAGCTAAACGGCGAAAATATCGACGCGATCGAGTATTCGGCAGAGCCTACGATCCTCATCACTCGCGCGATGGCACCGGCGATCATCAGCTCCGTAAAAATCGGCGAGGATAACAAAGCCGTCGTGAGCCTAGTAACCGAGCAAAAGAGTAAGGCTATCGGCAAAAGTGGCATAAATATCAGGCTAGCTAGCATGCTAACCGGTTACGAGATCGAGCTAAACGAGCTTGGCGCTAGAGGCGAGAGCAAAGATGAAAACGCAAAGGATCTAAAAGCGCTGTTTGGCGATCTGTAGCCCAATTTGAGCCTTTTGGTCGCATGCGTTTGGGGCGGTAAATTTGAGGTACGGCGTCCAGGTCAAATTTGATCTGTGTCGTCTGCTAAAATTTGCCGCTTTTTTATTTTCTATTTTTAATGCGTTAAATTTTATTCATAAATCAACAAATTTGCCACACTTTTCTCGCAAAACCCGCACCGCAAAAATAATGACGCCGAATTTACAAGACCGTCCAACTATAGAGTAAATAAATCCAATACATTTAAATATAATTTTAAAAATGTTTAAGGACGCAATATGTAAAATACTCGCAACAACCTCGCAGGATCAAAAATGAATGCAAAATCGCCGAATCAAACCAAACCCCTCAAAAAGCTACTTTTGATAGCCTTGATCGCCCTCATCGTCGGCAATGCCCTGATGTACGTAAATCAAAGGAGCGAGTGGCTCTATGACGGGCAGTCGTATCCAAAAGCAAAAGAGTGGCTGATAGGTGCAAATTTTATGATGGTGTATGGCAATTTTCTAACCAAACTCCCCTTTGTCGATGAAAAAAGCCTTATCGTCCAGCCCGTGCTTGCCCTGCAGGATTATTTCATAAAAAGATGGAAAGAAAATTTACCCGACGACGATGCGGAAAAGTACGCGGACTGGTATGTTTTTAGGCTGATGATGTATATCATGAATACATCAGGCAGCACCGTCCTATACGGCAACAACAAATATTCTTTTGAAGAGACGATAGAATTTAACGAAAAAGCCTGGGAAACTATAGAAAATATGGTGAAATTTGAGGCTAAGGATAAGATGTTTCAAAAAATCAGGCTTGCGGCTTTTAATAACTTATCGATTATTTTCACGAATAATTTTACGGCGTATTGGATAAAAAATCCTCTGTATTCTAAGCCCAAATCTAAAAACTATAGGTCGGATGAGTCTCAAGTAAACATACCAAAGATGCTTAAAGACGTCAAACAGCACGAAAGACTCATAAAGCTGCGCGAATATATAAAATATATGAACGCGCTTTACTCTTCAAAGTATCCCGAAATTTACGACAAAGCTCGCAAAGCAAAGACGGCAGAATACTTTGAAAACGAAAGAATTCACGCGATAGCAAGCCAAATTTTATACTGGCAAATACGTACAAATAGGCATGCAAACATAGACGGCTTTTGTCAAACGGATAAAAACGAGTATCTAAAAGACTACATCGAAACTAGAAAATGGTTTTTGGCAAACGAGGATGATTTGAAGGCTAAGGGGGTTAGCATAAAATCGACCGTAATAAAATCCGTGGACGACAAGATAAAAGAAGTCTGCGAGGACGTTAAATTTTAAAATGCGCCGCGAAAGCGTCAAATTTTATAAAAACGTTAGCGAGATAAATTTAAGATTAAGGCGGCGAGTAACCGCCTGATTTGAAGTTATTTATTTTTAGTGGAGCGGTACATCGGGTGCTGATAGTCGTTTCTTTCGCAACCCACAGCTAAAAATCCAAATACCAAAACAAGCACGCATAATATAACTTTTCTCATTTTCTCCCTTTTTTGAATTTCATTTTCGCGCGATTATAGCAAATTTCGCGAAATTACCAAAATTGCCGCGGCTAAATTTGGCGGAATTTAGGCGGAGCTATTTTCGTCAAATTTGTCGCCGTTCAGTGAGAGTCAAAAAGTGCGCGCGTCAA
Coding sequences within it:
- the nusA gene encoding transcription termination factor NusA yields the protein MEKIADIIESIANEKGLEIEDVKERVIRAIINTAKKIYGENYEYDAVIDNATKTLHLYQKITVVEDGDERLAEDNEHFLSVSEAKKVDSGVEIGDELTYELSTDNLGRTAAQTLHKELEYHIQRLMEEKIFQKYQDMVGHMVFGSVTRVDSEENTFIEIDELRAVMPRKNRIKGEKFKPGDVVKAVIKSVYIDKSMGIKVELSRTSPKFLEALLKAEVPEIKDGLVLIAASARIPGERAKVALVATSPNVDPVGATVGTKGVRINAVTKELNGENIDAIEYSAEPTILITRAMAPAIISSVKIGEDNKAVVSLVTEQKSKAIGKSGINIRLASMLTGYEIELNELGARGESKDENAKDLKALFGDL
- a CDS encoding lysophospholipid acyltransferase family protein, whose product is MWAEFKRSVFINLAPRIIYCFIWIIFLTCKKSFSKTNLTNEPCVVLFWHGRLALMSFAYVHWWKNGQNPQRCAKVIISDHKDGEIIARVISFFGIGAIRGSSSKGAVKALAQSFRELKGGTDVIITPDGPRGPYHSVADGAVVIAQKQNAPIQILNYEASKFWQLKSWDKMIIPKPFSEISYTLSPSFSVIGMELEAAREQIKKEMEK
- a CDS encoding HP0268 family nuclease; this encodes MELKLARTQLDAKPKTISLEKIEAAFAKDPQQIFYFDRENSHKQLIALVEFFEEKGLSVYHRTVKYGLDENDYMYEVHIL
- the miaB gene encoding tRNA (N6-isopentenyl adenosine(37)-C2)-methylthiotransferase MiaB, with product MSAAQKKLFIQTLGCAMNVRDSEHIIAELKQKEDYELTQDISEADLILINTCSVREKPVHKLFSEVGGFEKVKKAGAKIGVCGCTASHLGSEIFKRAPYVDFVLGARNVSKISAAVKTPKFISTDINHDESEYAFGEFRGSPYKSHINISIGCDKKCTYCIVPHTRGDEISIPANLILREVKKAAEGGAKEIFLLGQNVNNYGKRFSGAHEKIDFSDLLVKISEIEGVERIRFTSPHPLHMDDKFLEIFSQNPKICKSMHMPLQSGNTKVLREMKRGYTKEWFLDRAARLRAMCPEVSISTDIIVAFPGETDEEFEDTMDVLEKVRFEQIFSFKYSPRPMTKAAEFTNQIPDAVASARLTRLQSRHNEILDEIVAAQKGKIFDVYFEELRANGGVAGRSFNNFLVQVAGSEELLGKTLKVRVNDPKRMVLYGELVG